Proteins from a genomic interval of Desulfobacterales bacterium:
- a CDS encoding type II toxin-antitoxin system Phd/YefM family antitoxin codes for MKTITFTDFRKKASGFITEVEHGETLVLLRRGKPVAEVVPFSDGARRTPSWKKPGIQLQIHGSDLSSAILEEREDGQ; via the coding sequence ATGAAAACGATAACATTTACAGATTTTCGCAAGAAAGCTTCAGGTTTCATTACAGAAGTGGAACATGGAGAGACACTCGTGCTTTTACGTCGTGGAAAACCAGTGGCCGAAGTAGTTCCATTTTCCGATGGGGCCCGCCGGACACCTTCATGGAAGAAACCGGGAATCCAGTTGCAAATCCATGGAAGTGACCTGTCTTCTGCTATTCTGGAAGAACGTGAGGACGGTCAATGA
- a CDS encoding type II toxin-antitoxin system VapC family toxin, which produces MRLAVDSSSFAKRYIQEVGSDKLDDLLQHASELALCVILIPEIVSGLNRRLREHALTGRDYRKAKRQLLDDIRDAIVLQLTPAVISRAVKLLESNVLHAMDALHLACALEWKADLFITSDQRQLDAAINSGLRSEFLGQPTG; this is translated from the coding sequence ATGAGGCTGGCAGTTGATTCTTCCTCGTTTGCCAAAAGATACATCCAGGAAGTCGGCAGCGATAAGCTTGATGATTTGCTCCAGCATGCTTCCGAATTGGCCCTCTGCGTTATTCTGATTCCCGAGATCGTTTCCGGTCTAAACCGGCGATTGCGGGAACACGCCTTGACGGGCAGAGACTATCGCAAGGCCAAGAGGCAATTGCTGGACGATATCCGGGATGCGATTGTCCTGCAGCTCACTCCCGCGGTTATTTCACGCGCAGTCAAACTCTTGGAGAGCAATGTGTTACATGCCATGGACGCCTTGCATCTTGCCTGTGCCCTGGAGTGGAAGGCAGACCTATTTATCACCTCAGACCAAAGACAGTTGGATGCGGCCATAAATTCAGGACTTCGGAGCGAGTTCCTTGGCCAACCAACCGGATAG